A section of the Ruania halotolerans genome encodes:
- a CDS encoding M23 family metallopeptidase: MRRAIARWQTWWARLFVLMILTCVVLDVPRPWDLVLIIAPFLLFLVRPPACDRGPVRLAPPVRGRWVALNSPGSAVPSHGVKAYGQMYAVDLLHPSPAASVSIGWGLRARRPESYSCFGEPVFAMAPGTVVQVRDAQRDHGARNTWPLLVFMMTVEGFWRELTGVPRILGNHVIVRHEDGTYGTYAHLRRGSATVQIGRSVHAGQELAQVGNTGNTSEPHLHVQLMDRAHPAAAAGIPMEWPDLELHPDDTDPRWATGEPKRTAQPGFPPNGQVLEVRTALDA, encoded by the coding sequence ATGAGGCGTGCGATCGCCAGGTGGCAGACCTGGTGGGCGCGACTGTTCGTCCTCATGATCCTGACCTGCGTGGTGCTTGACGTGCCACGTCCGTGGGACCTGGTGCTGATCATCGCGCCGTTCCTGCTCTTCCTGGTGCGACCACCGGCCTGCGATCGCGGGCCGGTGCGTCTGGCCCCGCCGGTGCGCGGACGATGGGTCGCGCTGAACAGCCCGGGGTCGGCCGTCCCGAGCCACGGCGTCAAGGCCTACGGGCAGATGTACGCAGTCGACCTCCTGCACCCCTCACCTGCGGCGTCGGTATCGATCGGCTGGGGGCTGCGGGCCCGCAGACCGGAGTCCTATTCGTGCTTTGGCGAGCCCGTCTTCGCCATGGCGCCTGGCACCGTCGTGCAGGTGCGGGACGCCCAGCGTGACCATGGCGCGCGCAACACCTGGCCGTTACTGGTCTTCATGATGACGGTGGAGGGGTTCTGGCGGGAGTTGACGGGCGTCCCCCGGATCTTGGGGAATCACGTGATCGTGCGACACGAGGACGGAACCTACGGAACCTACGCGCACCTGCGGCGTGGATCGGCCACCGTGCAGATCGGCCGGAGCGTGCACGCAGGGCAGGAACTCGCACAGGTGGGCAACACCGGGAACACGTCCGAGCCGCACCTTCACGTCCAGCTGATGGACCGCGCCCATCCGGCAGCCGCGGCGGGCATTCCGATGGAATGGCCGGATCTGGAACTCCACCCCGATGACACCGACCCGCGCTGGGCCACCGGCGAACCCAAGCGCACCGCCCAACCCGGATTCCCACCGAACGGACAGGTCCTCGAGGTCCGCACTGCGCTCGACGCCTAG
- the nudC gene encoding NAD(+) diphosphatase gives MDSDLLPFSRPGVDRDARRRTDPGLIEELRADPHTRVVQVRDGRVAAHPGSPDDGPHLRFGGPERAEALWIYLGRDEGAPYLAAIASGQDAAWDARGTDDPQGATEPQFITLRDIGWQLPGSQAGLAATALALANWHATHGFCPRCGSATEVAESGWVRRCLNDGSQHFPRTDPAVIMAITDQEDRLLLGHAVHWPTGQYSVPAGFVEPGESLESAVRREVLEETSVTVDEVTYAASQPWPFPASLMLGFRGRTRDHEATPDGVEVSAARFVTRAQIAEEWRTGQTRLPRPTSIACSLIEEWYGQPLPR, from the coding sequence GTGGACTCCGATCTTCTGCCCTTCTCGCGACCTGGTGTGGATCGGGACGCCCGGCGCCGCACCGATCCTGGACTCATCGAGGAATTGCGCGCCGATCCGCACACTCGGGTGGTGCAGGTGCGCGATGGCCGCGTGGCAGCTCATCCGGGCAGCCCCGACGACGGTCCGCACCTGCGTTTCGGTGGCCCGGAACGTGCTGAGGCGCTCTGGATCTACCTGGGCCGGGACGAGGGCGCTCCCTACCTTGCTGCGATTGCCTCAGGTCAGGATGCGGCGTGGGATGCCCGTGGCACGGACGATCCGCAGGGCGCCACGGAGCCGCAATTCATCACGTTGCGCGATATCGGCTGGCAGCTGCCTGGCTCACAAGCAGGGCTCGCAGCAACGGCCCTGGCGCTGGCGAACTGGCACGCCACGCACGGTTTCTGCCCGCGCTGCGGCTCGGCCACTGAGGTGGCGGAATCGGGCTGGGTCCGACGATGCCTGAACGACGGTTCGCAGCATTTCCCGCGTACAGATCCGGCGGTGATCATGGCCATCACGGATCAGGAGGACCGGTTGCTGCTTGGTCACGCAGTGCATTGGCCGACGGGGCAGTACTCGGTGCCCGCGGGCTTCGTGGAACCGGGGGAGTCGCTCGAGAGCGCCGTACGGCGTGAGGTACTGGAGGAGACGTCCGTGACGGTGGACGAGGTCACCTACGCGGCGAGCCAACCATGGCCCTTTCCTGCGTCCTTGATGCTGGGATTTCGTGGCCGCACCCGCGATCATGAGGCCACTCCCGACGGCGTGGAGGTCTCCGCTGCACGGTTCGTCACCAGGGCGCAGATCGCCGAGGAGTGGCGCACTGGCCAGACCCGGCTGCCGCGACCCACCTCCATCGCGTGTTCCCTGATCGAGGAGTGGTACGGGCAGCCATTGCCTCGCTGA
- a CDS encoding M48 metallopeptidase family protein codes for MNTADASREVDGETVVVRRSARRRKTVSAFREDGCTVVAIPSRFSRAEEDRWVRRMLARLAASERRRRPDADVLTTRAQDLAERYLDGRATPHAVTWVSNQGLRWGSCTPASGTIRISDRVQGMPGWVLDYVLLHELAHLIEPGHDEAFWALLQRYPQTERARGFLLGVTYAEHG; via the coding sequence GTGAACACCGCGGATGCGTCCCGGGAGGTGGACGGGGAGACCGTCGTGGTCCGGCGTAGTGCCCGCCGGCGCAAGACCGTTTCCGCCTTTCGCGAGGACGGCTGCACGGTGGTGGCCATTCCGAGTCGGTTCTCGCGGGCCGAGGAGGACCGCTGGGTGCGTCGGATGCTCGCTCGTCTGGCCGCCTCCGAACGTCGGCGCCGACCCGACGCGGACGTCCTGACCACACGTGCTCAGGACCTTGCCGAGCGATACCTGGACGGACGGGCCACACCGCACGCTGTCACCTGGGTCAGCAATCAGGGCCTGCGCTGGGGGTCATGCACTCCAGCGAGCGGCACGATCCGCATCTCCGACCGCGTCCAGGGAATGCCCGGGTGGGTACTCGATTACGTCCTGCTCCACGAGCTTGCTCATCTCATTGAGCCCGGGCACGACGAGGCGTTCTGGGCTCTCCTGCAGCGCTACCCGCAGACTGAACGCGCCCGCGGCTTCCTGCTGGGCGTCACCTACGCCGAACACGGCTGA
- a CDS encoding ArsR/SmtB family transcription factor codes for MNDRDRLAALEGRVSELEAQLQAMTEPVPDVSVPDSEIFWALEGLRARVDEPGAVLLAGRVRLPDGRDAQWQEASVTDELLGGEWAESADMLSALGHPVRLRLLQRVLAGATTVPQLTETDGVGTSGQVYHHLRQLTSAGWLRSLGSGRYEVPVARVVPLLAVIMGARR; via the coding sequence ATGAATGATCGGGACCGACTCGCTGCGCTGGAGGGGAGAGTGAGCGAACTCGAGGCTCAGTTGCAGGCGATGACCGAACCTGTTCCGGACGTGAGTGTTCCCGACTCTGAGATCTTCTGGGCGCTGGAGGGGTTGCGCGCCCGGGTCGATGAGCCGGGCGCGGTGCTGCTGGCCGGACGTGTGCGTCTGCCCGATGGTCGCGATGCGCAATGGCAGGAGGCCTCGGTCACTGACGAACTGCTCGGTGGCGAGTGGGCCGAGAGTGCGGACATGCTCAGCGCACTCGGCCACCCGGTCCGACTGCGCCTGCTACAGCGGGTCCTCGCCGGCGCCACCACCGTGCCTCAACTCACCGAGACCGATGGTGTGGGCACGAGTGGGCAGGTGTATCACCATCTCCGCCAGCTCACCTCGGCTGGTTGGCTTCGTTCGCTCGGCAGTGGTCGCTACGAAGTGCCGGTGGCCCGGGTGGTTCCGCTCCTCGCGGTGATCATGGGAGCTCGGCGATGA
- a CDS encoding ATP-dependent helicase: MSAEQLLDALDPDQRAAAEQLTGPVCVLAGAGTGKTRAVTYRIAHGVHTGVYNPQTVLAVTFTARAAGEMRTRLRDLGVGGVQARTFHAAALRQLSYFWPSAIGGGVPRIMEHKAPLIGEAAGRLGLSVDRLAIRDLAAEVEWAKVSMITPDDYVRASAASDRSGVAGFDATTIARLLSVYEDAKTDRNVIDFEDVLLLTVGILSEREDVADTVRRQYRHFVVDEFQDVSPLQHRLLELWLGGRDDLCVVGDAAQTIYSFTGATARYLTEFPRRYPEARVVRLVRDYRSTPQVVSLANLVLARAGRHKSAASVELQAQRPSGPAVRFEAHDDAESEAGAVAARAAELIRSGISASEIAVLYRTNAQSESYEQALSKAGIGYLVRGGERFFSRKEVRDAIVLLRGAVRAQGEATLPETVRDVLSSAGWAPEPPAARGAVRERWESLNALVQLADDLYRTREATLADLVAELGERSAAQHAPTVDGVTLASLHAAKGLEWDAVFLVGASDGLLPISMAETDEAIAEERRLLYVGITRAREHLQISFARSRNAGGRGTRRPSRFLDGIWPSDEQPTRRRRSKGARAEALASAIAEGDADPEVFERLRAWRARTAQELDRPAFTVMHDSTLVAIAAAQPSQMRQLAILRGIGPTKIEAYGAQILATVRGDHAGDGAQPEAAE, encoded by the coding sequence ATGTCTGCTGAACAGCTCCTCGATGCCCTCGACCCGGACCAGCGCGCTGCGGCCGAGCAACTCACCGGCCCGGTGTGTGTACTTGCCGGCGCCGGCACCGGGAAGACGCGCGCGGTGACCTACCGGATCGCCCACGGAGTGCACACCGGGGTATACAACCCGCAGACGGTGCTCGCCGTCACCTTCACCGCACGTGCGGCAGGTGAGATGCGAACCAGGCTGCGCGATCTCGGTGTCGGCGGCGTGCAGGCACGGACCTTCCACGCCGCGGCACTGCGTCAGTTGTCGTACTTCTGGCCGAGTGCGATCGGCGGGGGCGTGCCCCGGATCATGGAGCACAAGGCCCCGCTGATCGGGGAGGCGGCCGGCCGCCTAGGGCTCTCGGTGGACCGGCTCGCCATCCGCGATCTCGCCGCCGAGGTGGAGTGGGCCAAGGTCTCCATGATCACCCCGGACGACTATGTCCGGGCCTCCGCCGCATCTGACCGCAGCGGGGTGGCTGGATTCGACGCCACCACGATTGCCCGCCTGCTCTCGGTGTATGAGGACGCCAAGACGGACCGCAACGTGATCGACTTCGAGGACGTCCTGCTGCTCACCGTGGGCATCCTCTCCGAACGCGAGGACGTGGCCGATACAGTGCGCCGGCAGTACCGCCACTTCGTGGTGGACGAGTTCCAGGACGTCTCGCCCCTCCAGCATCGCCTGCTTGAGCTGTGGCTCGGTGGCCGGGACGATCTGTGCGTCGTGGGGGACGCCGCTCAGACCATCTACTCCTTCACCGGCGCCACCGCCAGGTATCTGACCGAGTTTCCTCGTCGCTACCCGGAGGCGAGAGTGGTGCGCCTGGTGCGCGATTACCGGTCCACTCCCCAGGTGGTCTCCCTGGCCAACCTCGTCCTTGCGCGAGCCGGTCGTCACAAGTCGGCCGCGTCGGTGGAGTTGCAGGCGCAACGCCCGTCCGGACCGGCTGTCCGGTTCGAGGCCCACGACGACGCCGAGTCCGAGGCCGGTGCGGTGGCGGCGCGGGCGGCCGAGTTGATCCGCAGTGGGATCTCGGCCAGCGAGATCGCCGTGCTCTATCGCACGAACGCTCAATCGGAATCCTACGAGCAGGCGCTGAGCAAGGCCGGGATCGGCTATCTCGTGCGCGGAGGCGAACGGTTCTTCTCTCGTAAGGAGGTACGGGACGCGATCGTGCTGCTCCGCGGTGCGGTTCGAGCGCAGGGTGAGGCCACGCTGCCCGAGACCGTACGCGACGTGCTCAGCAGCGCAGGATGGGCGCCAGAGCCGCCCGCCGCCAGAGGTGCCGTGCGGGAACGCTGGGAATCGCTGAACGCCCTCGTGCAGCTCGCCGATGATCTGTATCGCACCCGAGAAGCCACACTGGCAGACCTGGTGGCCGAGCTGGGGGAGCGGTCGGCCGCCCAGCACGCTCCCACTGTCGACGGCGTCACGCTCGCCTCGCTGCACGCTGCCAAAGGTCTGGAGTGGGACGCGGTATTCCTCGTCGGAGCAAGCGACGGATTGCTGCCTATTTCCATGGCCGAGACGGACGAGGCCATCGCAGAAGAACGGCGCCTGCTGTATGTGGGTATCACCCGCGCCCGCGAACACCTGCAGATCTCCTTTGCCCGCTCGCGCAACGCCGGCGGGCGCGGCACTCGCCGACCCTCCCGATTTCTCGACGGCATCTGGCCCTCCGACGAACAGCCGACCCGCCGTCGGCGCAGTAAGGGGGCACGCGCTGAGGCGCTCGCCTCGGCAATCGCTGAGGGGGATGCCGACCCGGAGGTGTTCGAACGGCTACGCGCCTGGCGTGCCCGCACCGCCCAAGAGCTCGATCGGCCCGCGTTCACTGTGATGCATGACAGCACCCTGGTGGCCATCGCAGCAGCGCAGCCCTCACAGATGCGCCAACTGGCCATCCTGCGGGGTATCGGCCCCACGAAGATCGAGGCCTACGGGGCGCAAATCCTGGCGACAGTCCGGGGCGATCATGCCGGCGACGGGGCGCAGCCGGAGGCCGCGGAGTAG
- a CDS encoding phosphotransferase yields the protein MPETTRSPLALAALATVAIPGLDVIATRPPRNPGADFDVVGVLDAARRRWIVRAPRRAAAGASLEAEVALLTVLGAAVDAGQLRFDVPRPAGFAPLPEGGRAMVYPELLGQPLDVDQLAHGPGLAAQVGRSIASLHEIDPAVLTDAGLPAYDADSYRRRRLSEVDEAAATGYVPAALLRRWEHALEDVALWRFRATPVHGDLAAEHVLVADGEVTAILDWSDARVADPADDLAWLLSTAPEAALDSILEAYALARTESADEHLADRALLAGELAVVRWLMHGVRIRDGQVVDEAIEMLSQLENDVAGEGPIGRVEPVVTDWVDDTAEDQVDEEISAVDEESPEREDTPAIDEGASSIHEVEDPRVTHADDVASGRYHRAGALTGDDDETADHPELLILREPAAGTSPRRGDDETPTAQLPPVT from the coding sequence GTGCCTGAGACCACCCGCTCTCCGCTCGCCCTCGCCGCACTCGCGACCGTGGCGATTCCCGGCCTGGATGTGATCGCGACCCGTCCACCACGCAACCCGGGTGCGGATTTCGACGTCGTCGGTGTGCTCGATGCGGCCCGGCGCCGGTGGATCGTACGCGCTCCGCGCCGGGCTGCTGCGGGCGCCTCACTGGAAGCTGAGGTGGCCCTGCTCACTGTGCTCGGCGCCGCCGTCGATGCGGGCCAGTTGCGTTTCGACGTGCCCCGCCCGGCCGGATTCGCGCCGCTGCCTGAGGGGGGCCGCGCCATGGTCTACCCGGAACTGCTCGGCCAGCCGCTCGATGTGGATCAACTGGCGCACGGCCCTGGTCTGGCCGCACAGGTCGGACGCTCGATCGCTTCACTACACGAGATTGACCCCGCCGTACTGACCGATGCCGGACTGCCCGCCTACGACGCCGATTCGTACCGCCGTCGCCGGCTTTCCGAGGTGGATGAGGCGGCCGCCACCGGGTACGTCCCCGCGGCGCTCCTGCGGCGCTGGGAGCACGCTCTGGAGGATGTGGCACTCTGGCGGTTCCGGGCCACCCCGGTGCACGGCGATCTGGCCGCCGAGCACGTGTTGGTGGCCGACGGGGAGGTCACGGCGATCCTGGACTGGTCCGACGCCCGGGTGGCCGATCCTGCCGACGACCTCGCCTGGTTGCTCTCGACGGCGCCCGAGGCCGCTCTGGACTCGATCCTGGAGGCGTACGCCTTGGCTCGCACGGAAAGCGCCGACGAACACCTGGCCGATCGTGCACTGCTGGCCGGTGAGCTCGCTGTGGTTCGTTGGCTCATGCACGGCGTGCGGATCAGAGATGGTCAGGTCGTCGACGAGGCGATCGAGATGCTCAGCCAGTTGGAGAACGATGTGGCGGGAGAGGGCCCGATCGGCCGCGTCGAGCCTGTGGTCACCGACTGGGTGGACGACACCGCTGAGGACCAGGTGGACGAAGAGATCTCAGCGGTGGATGAGGAGTCGCCGGAGCGGGAGGACACCCCGGCCATCGATGAGGGCGCTTCGTCCATCCACGAGGTCGAGGACCCGCGGGTGACGCACGCAGACGACGTCGCGTCCGGCCGATACCACCGGGCGGGCGCATTGACCGGCGACGACGACGAAACAGCCGACCACCCGGAGCTGCTCATCCTCCGGGAGCCCGCAGCAGGCACCTCACCTCGCCGGGGAGACGATGAGACCCCGACGGCGCAACTTCCGCCAGTCACCTGA
- a CDS encoding ThiF family adenylyltransferase translates to MRVRPGYEVYWREPGVSQFGLDPRCSVVFDGLSERAQRLLERAPEVHDISMLRERGNLLGMTSAQVREVIDRMERAGLLTEQPVGEEDGPDARYWSQAAGAGQERPADRRTAVVEIRGMDSIGLRVALIAAQAGVGTLLLRDETAVTMCDVSPGLFRPGDVGQPRERAALALLRTAAPQVLVSAPEGRHPDLVVLVQHDVVDPVAVRALMRDDVAHLSVLTGGLAVTVGPMVRPGLGVCTRCLDLYRCAEDERWPAVATQAATRAALRSRGTETSLTWSGAALAAQQLLAAVDGRAVAADGATLELTAWDAVPAVRHWQPHPSCGCTVAALTAYAG, encoded by the coding sequence ATGCGAGTTCGACCCGGATATGAGGTCTACTGGCGGGAGCCAGGGGTGAGCCAGTTCGGCTTGGACCCCCGGTGCTCGGTGGTGTTCGACGGGTTGAGCGAACGTGCTCAGCGCCTCCTCGAACGCGCCCCTGAGGTCCACGACATCTCGATGCTCCGCGAACGTGGCAACCTGCTGGGGATGACCTCGGCGCAGGTGCGCGAGGTCATCGACCGCATGGAGCGGGCCGGCCTCCTCACGGAGCAGCCCGTCGGTGAGGAAGACGGACCGGATGCGCGCTATTGGAGTCAGGCGGCAGGCGCCGGGCAGGAGCGCCCGGCGGACCGTCGGACGGCCGTGGTCGAAATCCGGGGGATGGACAGCATCGGACTGCGGGTGGCACTGATCGCCGCCCAGGCGGGGGTGGGCACGCTACTGCTGCGAGACGAGACCGCGGTGACCATGTGTGATGTCTCGCCAGGGTTGTTCCGCCCGGGCGACGTGGGCCAACCGCGGGAGCGCGCAGCACTGGCGCTGCTTCGGACAGCCGCGCCGCAGGTGCTGGTGAGCGCACCGGAAGGCAGACACCCCGACCTGGTCGTACTCGTCCAACACGACGTGGTGGATCCGGTGGCCGTCCGTGCCCTGATGCGGGACGACGTGGCGCACCTGAGCGTGCTCACTGGGGGGCTTGCGGTGACGGTCGGGCCAATGGTGCGGCCAGGCTTGGGGGTCTGTACGCGGTGCCTGGACCTGTATCGGTGCGCCGAGGACGAGCGTTGGCCCGCGGTGGCGACCCAAGCGGCAACGCGCGCTGCCCTCCGCTCGCGGGGGACGGAGACCAGCCTTACGTGGTCCGGGGCCGCGCTGGCGGCCCAGCAACTCCTCGCCGCAGTGGACGGCCGGGCAGTCGCGGCCGATGGTGCCACGCTCGAGCTGACGGCATGGGACGCGGTGCCTGCCGTGCGCCACTGGCAGCCGCATCCTTCGTGTGGGTGCACGGTCGCTGCGCTCACGGCCTACGCCGGTTGA
- a CDS encoding WhiB family transcriptional regulator: MQYTSVLDQLTRGGSATSWNFPSTSIDLAAVDDQPLPCQDATSADLWFAERTDEIERAKSLCVSCPLKAECLAGALERQEPWGVWGGEVFVDGQVVARKRGRGRPRKNDPYAPSASRSTSAA; the protein is encoded by the coding sequence GTGCAGTACACCTCAGTTCTCGACCAACTCACCCGCGGAGGGTCGGCGACTAGCTGGAACTTCCCGTCCACATCGATCGATCTCGCCGCGGTTGACGACCAACCCCTTCCCTGCCAGGACGCCACCTCAGCAGACCTCTGGTTCGCCGAGCGCACCGACGAGATCGAACGGGCCAAGTCACTCTGCGTGTCATGCCCGCTCAAGGCGGAGTGTCTGGCCGGCGCCTTGGAACGGCAAGAGCCGTGGGGAGTCTGGGGCGGCGAAGTCTTCGTCGACGGCCAGGTTGTGGCCCGCAAGCGCGGGCGTGGACGTCCTCGCAAGAACGACCCCTATGCCCCGTCCGCCTCGCGTAGCACGTCCGCTGCGTGA
- a CDS encoding mycoredoxin — protein MYSTTWCGYCRRLKGQLDGAGIPFTEVNIEEVPDAAAFVEQVNGGNQTVPTVVFPDGSAATNPSLAQVRERLLA, from the coding sequence ATGTACAGCACCACCTGGTGCGGGTACTGCCGCCGGCTCAAGGGCCAGCTGGACGGCGCCGGAATCCCGTTCACCGAGGTCAACATCGAAGAGGTCCCGGACGCTGCAGCATTCGTGGAGCAGGTCAATGGCGGCAACCAGACCGTGCCCACGGTGGTATTCCCGGACGGATCCGCGGCGACGAACCCGTCGTTGGCGCAGGTCCGGGAGCGCCTCCTCGCCTGA